The following is a genomic window from Geobacillus subterraneus.
TGGGAGGCCATGGCGTCCGGCGCCCAAGATGCGTTAGTCGCTGCCGCTAATACGTGCGCCGTCGTCGGCTTCGGAGCGGTGGCGAAAAATGTGCCGGCCTTTCAAAAAGCGGTTGACGTCCTTGTGAACATTCCTGGACCGGAACTGCTCGGATTGGGGTTGGCCGTCACGATTATTTGCGGCATGACCGGATCGGCTTCCGGCGGTCTCGGTATTGCCTTGCCAATCCTAGCGCCGATTTATCTGGCGAAAGGGCTTGACCCCGGCGCCATGCATCGGGTAGCAACGCTTGCTTCCGGTGGCCTTGATTCGCTGCCGCACAACGGATACATTGTGACGACGATTCGCGCCGTCTGCCATGAAACGCACGAGCGGACGTATAAGCCGATATTCGTTCTGTCGGTTATCATTCCGCTTGCCGGCATGTTCTTAGCCATTCTCTTATACTCGATTTTCTAGAAAGGTGGTTTCATTCATGAGCTCTGTAACCGAAACAAAAACATTGAAAAACTTTATTGGCGGCCAATGGGTCGCTTCGACATCCGGAAAAGAAGAAATCGTGCCGAACCCGGCGACAGGAGAAGTGCTGGCGAAAGTGCCCCTCTCTTCGCGCGAGGAGCTTGATGCAGCGGTCGCGGCCGCCAAAGAGGCGTTCCGTGAATGGCGGAAAGTGCCGGTTCCGCGCCGCGCCCGCATTTTGTTCCGCTACCAGCAGCTGCTTGTCGAGCATTGGGAAGAACTTGCCCGTCTCGTGACATTGGAAAACGGCAAAGTGTACGAGGACGCGTACGGCGAGGTGCAGCGCGGCATTGAATGCGTCGAGTTTGCAGCGGGGATTCCGACGCTCATGATGGGGCAGCAGCTGCCCGATATTGCGACGAATATCGAATCGGGCATGTACCGCTATCCGCTCGGTGTCGTCGCCGGCATTACGCCGTTTAACTTCCCGATGATGGTGCCGTGCTGGATGTTCCCGCTCGCCATCGCTTGCGGCAATACGTTCGTGCTGAAGCCGTCTGAGCGGACGCCGCTGCTCGCCAACCGCTTGGCTGAGCTGTTTACTGAAGCCGGACTGCCTGCAGGAGTATTGAATATTGTCCATGGGGCACACGAGGTCGTGAACGGCATTTTAGAACATAAAGACATTAAAGCTGTTTCGTTTGTCGGCTCGCAGCCGGTTGCGGAGTACGTATACAAAACGGCCGCCGCCCACGGCAAGCGGGTGCAGGCGCTCGCCGGCGCGAAAAACCATTCGATCGTCATGCCGGATGCCGACCTTGATATGGCGGTGACGAACATCATCAACGCCGCCTTTGGTTCGGCGGGTGAGCGGTGCATGGCGTGCTCGGTCGTTGTCGCTGTCGGTGATATCGCTGATGAGTTGGTGGAGCGGCTCAAACAGGCTGCTGACCGCATCCAAATCGGCAACGGGCTTGACCAAGGCGTCTTTTTAGGACCGGTCATTCGCGAGGCGCATAAAGAGCGGACGATCAAATACATTGAAATCGGCGAAAAAGAAGGCGCGCTCCTTGTCCGCGATGGCCGTCGCGACGCTGCCACAAGCGGAAAAGGCTACTTCGTCGGCCCGACGATTTTTGACCATGTCAAGCCGGGCATGACGATTTGGACGGACGAAATTTTCGCTCCGGTTCTGTCCGTCGTCCGCGCCCGCGACTTGGATGAAGCGATTGAGATCGCCAACCGGTCGGAGTTTGCCAACGGCGCCTGCATTTACACCGACAGCGCCAAAGCGATCCGCCAGTTCCGCGAAGAAATCGACGCCGGCATGCTTGGCGTCAACGTCGCCGTCCCGGCGCCGATGGCCTTCTTCCCGTTCTCGGGCTACAAAAACTCGTTCTATGGCGACCTTCATGCCAACGGCCGCGACGGCGTCGAGTTTTACACGAGAAAGAAAATGGTGACGGCGAGGTATCA
Proteins encoded in this region:
- a CDS encoding CoA-acylating methylmalonate-semialdehyde dehydrogenase, whose translation is MSSVTETKTLKNFIGGQWVASTSGKEEIVPNPATGEVLAKVPLSSREELDAAVAAAKEAFREWRKVPVPRRARILFRYQQLLVEHWEELARLVTLENGKVYEDAYGEVQRGIECVEFAAGIPTLMMGQQLPDIATNIESGMYRYPLGVVAGITPFNFPMMVPCWMFPLAIACGNTFVLKPSERTPLLANRLAELFTEAGLPAGVLNIVHGAHEVVNGILEHKDIKAVSFVGSQPVAEYVYKTAAAHGKRVQALAGAKNHSIVMPDADLDMAVTNIINAAFGSAGERCMACSVVVAVGDIADELVERLKQAADRIQIGNGLDQGVFLGPVIREAHKERTIKYIEIGEKEGALLVRDGRRDAATSGKGYFVGPTIFDHVKPGMTIWTDEIFAPVLSVVRARDLDEAIEIANRSEFANGACIYTDSAKAIRQFREEIDAGMLGVNVAVPAPMAFFPFSGYKNSFYGDLHANGRDGVEFYTRKKMVTARYQ